The Ziziphus jujuba cultivar Dongzao chromosome 1, ASM3175591v1 genome segment aataaaacaaaataaattgaattcaataactttaataagttttattcattgattaaatatatatatatatacttactatacattttgtagaaaataaattcattagaatttcataattacaaattaataattgattatataagaatgaaaaataataatatgaaaatataatattatgtagaattgatattgatagcatttaaattaataacattaaacaaataaaaataaaaataaaatgatagaatatattGTACTAAATATTAAAGACAAttgtatttaatataaaaattttatagttgatatattaaaaattattaaggagatatatatttcaataattatttttcgtatttcatatttcaaaatggaaatgaaaaagatacttataatttttaattatataaaaattctattaatattgagatgatatttatgaattataatataattgtaatgattgttttatctaaaattaaaaaataatttcttaaatatatatatatatatatatatattgcatatttttatcaataatagtttagTTATGATCGttattatttactataaattaaattaattaaaaaaatataatatctattcaatatttttgcaatttatataatcaatttgataattggttgcttaaataaattaatattaaaacttcaacaaaaatttttattttttaaaatagatttccatcactttttgtaaatttttattgatagtagattttttttatatttccatagaaatattttgaattttcaatatttatatcgatATCGAAATTTTGAACCTTACTTCCAAATAGACCCTCAATCCAAAATCTATCCATacattttacatattaaattatatgaacaaaaataaaatctttattatAATTAACCTGTTTACGAAAATTTCCTTATATGCACGcattttaatagtaaaaaattcactgattaaaattttgtataaatgcTGCATTCTAAAGTTCTAAAATGTTGAAATTAGAAAGCAATGTTGGTGCTAAagttcctttaaaaaaaaaaaaacaaaaaaacaaaaaaaaaaggaaaagaaaagaaaaatgaagtccCAAACTAGATCCCGAGTAGACATAGGTTTTGCTAGTGACTAGTCACCTGGCTCAATCCTTCTCCTCCAAATTAAAATgctgacttaaaaaaaaattaaaaaaataaaaaaaaataaaataaaaaataaaaaatccgcCAAAGGGTGATTGTGtaatattcacccaaaaaaataaaataaaagggtgatagtgtaattttatttatttaatttttgattttggtttttgacaGAATTTAACATGTCTCATAAGTTGAATTGATAAGAAACCAAGGctagaagaaaaaataatcttTCACTTGTTCCCACTCTCCGCCTCTTTGATCCTCCCAAGCAAAGAATTCATGGACCAAATCCAGCACAAGTTTATCCAAGTGCAAGGACTAAAGCTCCACGTAGCCGAGATTGGAACAGGTTTAGAATCCACTTATCCTTCTCTCCGCTTGCTTACTTATCCATATTCCGGTTACCACATTGTTCCCAATTCGATTAGGAATACCCCTTGCTTCAATTTATTTGCATCCCAGGTCCGAACGTGGTCGTATTCCTCCATGGCTTTCCGGAGATATGGTACTCCTGGCGTCACCAGATGATCGCTCTAGCCAACGCTGGCTTCCGAGCGATCGCACCCGATTACAGAGGCTACGGACTATCCGACCCGCCTCCCGAACCCGAGAAGGCTTCCTACAGTGACCTTATCAATGACCTCCTCGGAATTCTCGACGCACTCGGTATTCCCAAGGTACCTACCAGCTACCTACCtaaacttttttacttttttttttttttttttcacttcttttCGCaggtttataaattttaattcaagctcctaattgtttatatatatatatatatatatttatgtatatatttcttttgtttgtctTATTGTTTGTTAGTTTGCAGTTTGATGAAAATTCCATTTTTGATAATCAGAAATTTTACAGGTTTGAATGTATTAGAGCATAAAATTTTGAAgcttttcattgaaattttcaaaCCCATTTGTTCAAATTTACAACTTTTAGCATATATCACAGCTAGTTTTAGACCAGAGAAGCCTGCTTTGTAAAGAAAATGATGTTGAAAATTGAGAACCCATCAACCTAAATTGTCTCAAAATGCCTATTTTTCtgttactatatatattttacatgtaaatgttcatcttcttttttgacaaatttttgcgggcatatatatatatatatatatataaaggttttCATTATCGGGAAAGATTTTGGAGCTCGACCCGCGTACCTTTTTGCACTTTTGCATCCTGAAAGGGTCATTGGGGTTATAACAATGGGAGTGCCTTACATGCCCCCTGGTCGTTCAACATTCCAAAACCATCTCCCTGAAGGTTTCTATATTTCAAGATGGCAGGTATTTACTTAATTACTTCACTTGTTATGGTCACAATATAAGTagctgctatttttttttttttttttggggggctaATTAATTGCTTACTATTACTAATTTGTAATTACTTTGATTTTTCCAGGAACCTGGACGAGCAGAGGCTGATTTTGGTCGCCTTGATGCCAAAACAGTAGTCCGAAACGTCTACATTCTCTTCTCCAGAAGTGAGATTCCCATTGCTGCAGAAAACCAGGAGATCATGGATTTGGTAGATCCATCTACTCCTCTTCCACCTTGGTTCACTGAAGAAGATCTTTCGGCCTATGGAGCTTTGTATGAGAAATCCGGGTTTCGAACTGCCTTAAAAATTCCATACAggtaaaaaattgtaaatggtGATCCTGAGATATTGTTCAGATATGGTCATGTTTCCCAAtatattcctatatatatatatatatatatatacaacgccaacatttttttattttaaatttagaaactTTGTGATGAATACTGGATTTTTGCCCCTTGAAGTTGGTACACTTATTTTATGACAAGTGCATTCATGAAATTGCAGGTCATGGCATGAAGAGTTTGGGATAACAGATCCGATTGTTAAAGTTCCTGCACTTCTCATAATGGGGAGCAAGGACTATGTGTTCAAATTTCCGGGGATAGAAGATTACATAACTAGTGGAAAGGTGAAAGAGTTTGTCCCTGATTTGGAGATTATATTTTTGCCTGAAGGAACCCATTTTGTTCAGGAGCAATCACCCCAGGAGGTGAATCAGCTGATCCTCAGCTACCTTGGTAAGCACATTTGACTGTATCAAGTCTTATTATATGAAAGCTGGAtatcaatgaaaaaataataataataatatataaatgaaaaggtAATGTCTTAGGCTGGCTGAGCTTTATGATGAATATCCTTTGGAAAATTGAATGTATTGTAGAGGAAGACTTTGTTTGGCAAGGTATGTATTTAAAGACTGATGAAAACATAGAAGAGTTTTATCAACAGTCCCTAATTCCTCTCGACTTGATGGCTTTTATCTATGGGCACATGTTCTTCCTGCGCCTTCTATTCCAGCTTTTACTTGTTAATTGTGAGGGtaaaatacataataaaaaaataaaaaaaataaaaaaacgctAATAATAACTATTAGTGACTTACAAATAACCCTCCTAAACTATggaagaaaagttaaaaataaggACTATAATGATTAAAATCTCCATATTACTCTTAAGAAATAACATATAATGTGTATTTTTGGTAAGTacactttaaatattaaatgaataatatttttttattaaaaattgaaatttaattaaattattaccatctaaaaactaaaaagaaagaaaaaaaaaacttttgaacttattaattttatattagttattttGATTCTAATAATCATTTTAACGTTGCAGtgtaacatataaataaatatatttgggaaataTGATACTATAgccaaaaaaattgtaaatttatttatattcttatttACTAGTATAACTTTGTATTACTTTTGGTTAGTCATTATATCATAGTAGACGTCaacttaatataaaatatttatttatgtagtataatataatgatattatcttaggaaaaagaaaaaaaaaacataatgtatattataaaaataagggTGTTTTTGTCTTAACAAACTATTATAACCATTTTTTAATTGCAAAACGGTAGGTCTATTCATAGTATAAAAGTTATTTGACAGATTCTATACACACTAATCTTTATTTTTGCCATCGACACTAATTTATTGTACCTCTTTTACccttaataatttaaaagaaacCTAAATACACTACAAGTTCCCAAAAACAAGCAACCGAACCATACAAGTGAAATCTTTgacttcccccccccccccccccccccccccccccccccccccccaaaaaaaaagaatcgattctaataatcattttattcaGATTCGAtagaaaagattaaaaaaagaattgcAAACTCGATGAAGCAATTGATATGCAgcttaaaatcttttttttttttcacttttttttatcGATAATATGCAATgtgaaatcaaaagaaaaaggtttgtGTTTTGTAGTGTATctaatactcttttttttttttttttttttaagtgtttaaGGTTATACatgattttttaatcaatgggcattattataatattaagaaattttttaaattgcagCATTTCTAGTAAGTTTTGCAATGTGAATAAAATTATGCATTACGAAATTGATATTATGGAGTATTTGGGTAGTGATAAAGTTAGtaggaatttaaaattaaaataaaattttctttttttggataaatttaaaCAGAAGAAATTTGTGGgtcttaatgaaaaataaatctcataatgTGGGAAACTGAAAGGGAAAGTAGATCCTACTAAAGAGGTGTCATTCTAAAATTCTCTGAAAAACTAGTTttacgtatttttttaaatacaattttatcctttaattttaatatataaatttgtttaattatttgtaagtcctattttcttctataattaa includes the following:
- the LOC125420735 gene encoding uncharacterized protein LOC125420735 — translated: MDQIQHKFIQVQGLKLHVAEIGTGPNVVVFLHGFPEIWYSWRHQMIALANAGFRAIAPDYRGYGLSDPPPEPEKASYSDLINDLLGILDALGIPKVFIIGKDFGARPAYLFALLHPERVIGVITMGVPYMPPGRSTFQNHLPEGFYISRWQEPGRAEADFGRLDAKTVVRNVYILFSRSEIPIAAENQEIMDLVDPSTPLPPWFTEEDLSAYGALYEKSGFRTALKIPYRSWHEEFGITDPIVKVPALLIMGSKDYVFKFPGIEDYITSGKVKEFVPDLEIIFLPEGTHFVQEQSPQEVNQLILSYLGKHI